The Meriones unguiculatus strain TT.TT164.6M chromosome 1, Bangor_MerUng_6.1, whole genome shotgun sequence genome has a segment encoding these proteins:
- the Syt12 gene encoding synaptotagmin-12 — protein MAVDVTEYHLSVIKSPPGWEVGVYAAGALALLGIAAVSLWKLWTSGSFPSPSPFPNYDYRYLQQKYGEAYVEAKLKRVPPWNTQRATTRGPPSRKGSLSIEDTFESISELGPLELMGRELDLAPYGPLRKSQSADSLNSVSSVSNTFGQDFTLGQVEVGMDYDAGSHTLCVAVLQGKDLLEREEATFESCFMRVSLLPDEQIVGISRIQRNAYSIFFDEKFSVPLDPTALEEKSLRFSVFGIDEDERNVSTGVVELKLSVLDLPLQPFSGWLYLQDQNKAADAVGEILLSLSYLPTAERLTVVVVKAKNLIWTNDKTTADPFVKVYLLQDGRKMSKKKTAVKKDDPNPVFNEAMIFSVPAIVLQDLSLRVTVAESSSDGRGDNVGHVIIGPAASGMGTTHWNQMLATLRRPVSMWHPVRRN, from the exons ATGGCTGTGGATGTGACAGAATACCATCTGAGCG TCATCAAGAGCCCCCCTGGCTGGGAGGTGGGTGTCTACGCTGCAGGGGCCCTGGCACTGCTTGGAATTGCAGCTGTGAGTCTGTGGAAGCTCTGGACGTCGGGGAgcttccccagcccctccccatTCCCTAATTACGACTACAGGTACCTGCAGCAAAAGTATGGAGAGGCCTACGTGGAGGCCAAGCTGAAG AGAGTCCCTCCATGGAACACCCAGCGGGCCACCACTAGGGGACCCCCCAGCCGCAAAGGCAGCCTCAGTATAGAGGACACCTTTGAGAGCATCAGTGAGCTGGGACCTTTGGAGCTGATGGGCCGGGAACTGGACCTGGCCCCGTACGGTCCTCTCCGCAAGTCTCAGTCCGCAGACTCTCTGAACTCCGTCTCCTCTGTGAGCAACACCTTCGGGCAGGATTTCACCCTGGGCCAGGTAGAGGTGGGCATGGACTATGATGCAGGCTCCCACACCCTCTGCGTGGCAGTGCTGCAAGGCAAGGACCTCCTGGAGCGTGAGGAGGCCACCTTCGAGTCCTGCTTCATGCGTGTCAGCCTGCTGCCAGATGAACAGATCGTGGGCATCTCCCGG ATCCAGAGGAACGCCTATTCCATCTTCTTCGATGAGAAGTTCTCTGTCCCCCTGGATCCCACAGCCTTGGAGGAGAAGAGCCTTAGGTTTTCTGTGTTCGGCATCGACGAGGACGAGCGGAATGTGAGCACTGGGGTGGTGGAGCTGAAGCTGTCTGTTCTGGACCTCCCGCTGCAGCccttcagtggctggctctactTACAGGACCAGAATAAG GCCGCCGATGCTGTGGGAGAGATCCTGCTGTCCCTCAGTTACCTGCCCACAGCTGAGCGGCTGACTGTGGTTGTGGTGAAAGCCAAGAATCTCATCTGGACCAATGACAAGACCACAGCGG ATCCTTTCGTCAAAGTATACCTGCTGCAGGATGGGAGAAAGATGAGCAAGAAAAAGACGGCCGTGAAGAAGGACGACCCGAACCCAGTGTTTAATGAAGCCATGATCTTCTCTGTACCAGCCATTGTGCTACAG GACCTCTCTCTCCGTGTGACGGTGGCTGAGAGCAGCAGTGATGGCCGTGGGGACAACGTGGGCCACGTCATCATTGGGCCAGCGGCCAGTGGCATGGGCACTACACACTGGAACCAGATGCTGGCCACGCTGCGCAGGCCTGTGTCCATGTGGCATCCGGTCCGGCGAAACTAA